The DNA region CAACATCGCTTATCAGGACTCGATCGCCATGGCGATTTTGATTCTTGTGCTGCTTTTGCGGCCGAACGGGATTCTGGGCAAGTCAGTTGAGGAGAAATTATGAGAAAAATGTGGATTGGAGCCGGTTTGTTGCTGCTCATCTGTTTTCCTTTTTTTGTTCATGATTTGTACATCGTGCGGATTGCGGTGATCGCGGGAATTTATGCGATACTGGCTTTAAGCCTGGGACTTATTGTCGGGAAAATCCGCCTGGTCTCCGCCGGTCATGCCGCCTTTTTCGGAATCGGCGCGTATACTTCGGCAATCTTGACAACCAGGCTGGAACTGCCGTTTTTGGCCGGTTTTGCGGCTGCCGCGGTGCTTGCCGGCTTCATCGGATATTTGCTGGCTTTTCCGATCTTGCGCCTGAAAGGGCATTATTTGGCGATGGCGACGCTGGCGTTCGGCATTATCGTGCAAATGGTGATGCTGAATTGGGAAGGACTGACGAATGGGCCGAACGGAATTCCCGGCATCCCGTTCGCGTCCTTGTTCGGCTATGTCCTGGACAGCGACCGGAAGATGTATGGGTTTGTCGCTTTTCTGCTGGTTGCGCTGCTGCTCTTTTTGCGGCGGTTGTATCAATCGTCGCTCGGCCGCACGCTGGACTATATTCGGGAAGACGAAATCGCCGCGCAAGCTTTGGGCATTCGTGTCAGGCGTTACAAAACGCTTGGCTTCACCCTCTCGGCCGCGCTGGCTGGTCTCTCGGGGAGCCTGTTTGCCCACTATATGGCCTTTATCAATTATGATTCCTTCAATCCGATGGAGTCGTTTATGGTTTTGGCCATGGTTGTCGTGGGCGGAATGTCCACGCTGCTCGGCCCTGTGCTGGGAGCGGTGCTGTTGACGGCAATACCCGAGATATTGCGGTCGCTCGCCGATTACCGAATGCTGATTTACGGCCTGGTTTTGATCATCGTCCTCTATTTTCGCCCGCAAGGAATTTTGGGTGTCCGCAAAGCTGACGGAAAAGAAAGGAATGCCGAATGACAGAGGTGGACGGGTTGACGGACAAACTGTTGACAGGAACGCGCTTAAGCAAATATTTTGGCGGTGTCAAAGCTGTCGATGACATCGATTTTTCGTTGCGGGAAGGGGAACTGGTCGGCCTGATCGGTCCGAACGGGGCAGGGAAATCGACCGTTTTTAACTTGTTAAGCGGGGCGATTGCGCCGTCGCACGGCACCATCCATATCCGCGGCGTCGATATGACCGGAAAGAAATTGTTTCAGTTTGCGGAAAAAGGCGTCGCCCGAACTTTTCAAAATATCCGGCTGTTTAAAGGAATGACCGTATTTGACAACGTGTTGGCCGGTTTTCACCGGGAATTGGATACCGGTTTTTTGCACAGCATTGCAAACTTTTCCTCTTCCCGCAAAAAAGAGCAATTAGCCAGGGCCAAGGCGGAAGAGCTGCTGCGCGCTTTCGGGCTTTACGCGCACCGGAACAAACTTGCCACCCACCTTTCCTACGGCGACCAACGCCGTGTGGAAATTGCCCGGGCGCTTGCCGCAAATCCGCAAATCCTGTTGCTGGATGAGCCGGCCGCCGGCATGAACGCTTACGAGGGGCAAGAGCTGGTAAAGCTGATCGGCGACGTTTGGCGAAACTATCATTTGTCGATCGTATTGGTCGAACATGACATGGAAGTCGTTATGAATCTGTGCCAAACGATTTACGTAATGGATAGCGGCAGACTGATTTTTCACGGAACGCCGGAAGCGGTCAGACAAAGCAAGGTTGTTCGCGAAGCCTACCTTGGAGGCGATCTGGATGCTTGAATTGCAAGATGTTTCGCTTGCGTATGATTCCGGCGACGTCGTCCGCCATGTCAACATGGAAGTGCGAAAAGGGGAAATTGTCGGATTGATCGGTTCAAACGGCGCCGGCAAAACGACGATCATGAAATGCATTTCCGGTCTGGTGCGGGTGAAGGACGGCAAGGGCGCGATTTTTTACAACGGGCAAAACGTGACGAATTTTTCTCCCGATCGCATCCTGAAACTCGGGATTAGCCATGTGCCGGAGGGGCGGCGGATTTTTTCCGACCTCACGGTTGAGGAAAATTTGTATTTGGGCGGCTACCGCCATGGCCGGGCGGATCTTTCGGGTGACTTCGCAAAAGTATACAAATTGTTCCCCATCCTGCAGGAACGCAAAAAGCAGCGGGCCGGCAATTTAAGCGGAGGCGAACAGCAGATGCTGGCGCTTGGCCGGGCGCTGATGTCGCGCCCTGACTTTCTGATCTTGGACGAACCTTCCCTGGGGCTGGCGCCGCTAATGGTCAAGACAGTTTTTCAGCTGATCCGGGAAATTCACGCTGCCGGGGTAACGGTCCTGCTGGTCGAGCAAAATGTGGACCTGGCGCTGAAGTATGTGGACCGCGCGTATATTATACAATCGGGACTAATCGTGCTCGAGGGCAGTCCGGATACGATCATGAGCTCCGGCGACATTATGGAAGCGTATCTTGGTCGGACAAGCCGCGAGAAGCAATAGGAAATATGGATAGCAGCAGAAAGCCGCTCGCAAAAACGAGCGGCTTTCTGCTGCTATTTAAAGTTGGGGAGCAAGTGCCGGCTTGGAATATTTATTGAACTGCGCCAACTCAGTTCAATTATTGTACTTTTATAATCTGCCACTGTTGATTATATCCCCCGTTATCCTGCCATTGCAGGATATTACCGCCGTCCGCGGTCGATAATCCTTCTACGTCTGCCACCTTGCCGCTGTTGCGGTTGACAAGCTTATAATAGCCGTTGCCGATGTCGGAAATTTGCCACTGCTGGCCGCTGCTGCCGTTGTCCGTCCATTGCAGAATATTCGCTCCGTTCGCAGTCGAATTCCCGTCAACAGCCATTGCCTTGCCGCTATTTCGGTTGATCAGCTTGTAATAACCGCCGCCGGCATCGACAATCCGCCACTGCTGGTTATATCCGCCATGGTTGGACCATTGCAGGATATTTGCCCCGTCGGAGTATGAACCGCCCTCGACATCCGCCACCTTGCCGCTGTTGCGATTAACAAGCATGTAATAGGCATTTGGATCCCAGGTGCCGCCTGTACCGTCGCCGTTATCGCTGCCGCCGACCAGGTAAATGTTCGGAACGGGGGGAGGCGCCATTCCTTCGCCAAGGAAGAAGGATGTATGCGGCGGCTGATTATAGGCGACATTCTGCCAGGCAACGCCCAGGCGATAAACCGGATCGTGCATCAAAGTGTAAATCCGGTAATTTGTGACGGCAGTAGTGGTGTAAATTCGCAGGGCAGAGCTGTCTTGCGTCCGCCACACGGCTTCTTCCCGCCAGTCGCCCAAGATGTCGGCCTGCAGGCTGGGCGTTCCTTTCGTACCGTTGTTGGAATATGCTCCGTTTGCTGTCAACAACGTATTGGTTCGTTGGTTGGCGTAATCCCATTTGCTGATCGTGCCGACCCCCGAACTATGATCGAGCAGTTCGCGGAGCAGATCCCCATCCCACCAAATACCGAAGTTAATGGATGAAGGTGTCGAACTGCTAAGCTTTGTCCCGTCGATTGTATAAAGCCCAACACCATTCGATGCCCAGACCTCTTCGCCGGGATGCCTGGGATCGATATCCGCCGCCATACCGCGGCCTGTATCGCCGTTACCCGTAACCCTCCATATAACATGGCCGTTCGCCGCATCCCAAACGGCTGCGCCATATGGGCTGTTTTCCAGAACCTTAAACACTTCCAGTCCGGCTCTATTCGGGTTCAGATCACCGAAATGCATGGCATCGCCATGTCCAAGGCCCGTGTTATACAAACCGGCGCCATTATCATCGACAGTCATCGCTCCGTAGACAATCTCGTCTTTGCCGTCGCCATCCGCATCGCCGATGCTCAGATTGTGATTTCCCTGCCCCGCATATGAGGAATAGCCGGAATTGTTGCTGTCGAATTTCCACAGTTTCGTCAACTGGCCGTTGCGCCAGTTGTAGGCCGTAAGTACGGTACGGGTGTAATAACCGCGCGCCATAATCAAGCTCGGCCTTGTTCCATCCAGATAAGCGATACCGGCCAAAAACCGATCGACACGATTCCCGTAGCAGTCGCCCCAATCGCAAACTTTACCCCTGGGCGGATCATAGTTTACGGTAGCCATGGCCGCTCCGGTTTGTCCGTTGAAAATCGACAAGTACTCGGGGCCGCTCAAAATATAACCGCTGGAGTTCCGGTAATCGGCACTCGCATTGCCGATGACGGCGCCTTTTCCGTCCACGGTGCCGTCTGCAGTTTTCATCGCGACTTCGGCTTTGCCGTCGCCGTCCAGATCATACACCATGAATTGGGTATAATGCGCGCCGGCGCGAATGTTTCTGCCCAGATTGATCCGCCACAGGCGGGTCCCGTCCAGTTTATAAGCATCTACATATACATTCCCGGTATAGCCGGATTGCGAGTTATCTTTCGAATTGGAAGGGTCCCATTTCAGTACAATTTCGTATTTTCCGTCGCCGTCCAGATCACCGACACTGGCATCATTGGCATTGTAGGTATAGTTTACGCCGTCCGGCGTTGTCCCGCCCGCCGGTTTTTGCAGCGGAACAGTCAGATAATTGGTTCCCCATACATTGACTGCCTCCGACGGCGCTTGCTCCGTCCCGTTTATTACCGGGCGCACAACATACGTGGAATTTGCCGTGCCGCCGGTGTCCAGATAATTGGTGCTTGTCGTGATGGGTGATGAATTGATCTTGCTTCCGTTGCGGTAAAGGTTAAAACCTATGTTGCCGGGATCGTTGCCGAACATCCGCCAACTGACAAAGACGCCGTTCGTTACCTTGACGGCAATAAGCCCGCGATCCAGAAATTCCATCTGCCGCCCGGACGATGCCGCCGATGCTGCCTGCACGCCGGCCAACGCCGGATATTGCATCGTATAAATCGTATAATAGGATGCAATCAGAACAAGGCCAAGCAAAATTAAACATAATTGTTTCCATATGCGATTTGCATGCGTAATCATAAACTCATCTCCTTGTTTATTTTGGCTTCATTTCCGTCTTCGGGTCCTTTTCACCTCACACGAAATTGTTTTTCACCTTGTCCCAATCAAATTTTATGGCGGTAAAAATAACATAAAAACCACCCCCTAACACCTTATAAATATAGTATAATGTGGAAAATATTGATTTGTAAATCACGAAGAATGATGAAAAGTTTCGGCGTAGCTGTGAAAACCTTCATGAAGATTGCGGTAATTCAGATTATGTCGAACAGATTTCGTACGATACGTAATTTATGACATCGGAGGACATTTTCAAATGTCCTCCTTTAACATACGGGAGGGATATTGTGTTTCGTAGCTTTTGTTACTATTCTCATTATTTTAACTTCATGTACTCATAAAACGTTGACCACGAGTTACATTAATGGGCCATCCCTCTTCTTCGGCATCATCAAAGTCAATGGATTGTCTGTGCCCGATCATTAGTGCCAGCGCTGTCCCACCTGCTAAATATGCTTCTGGAATCGGTGATACTGCCAAGGGAAATTTCATCGCCCATATTCAATACCCGCTCAATGATAAAGTGACGATTTTCCTTGATATCCAGGGAGTGCAAATCTGTATCCCAGAACAGCCTTGTCACATCTTGTTGAACTCCGTGCAAATCCGACAATCTCCTCACCCAGCTTTATTTTCTATATTTTCGAGTGATATAACACACTTGCGATTGCCGTGGCGGCCTGCTTGCAGAATATAGTCCATCATTTGCATCACATACTGAAATGTCGACCGATTTGCGGAACAGCTAAACTGAAACTGTGAAAATGTTAATAAGACTGAAGAGGTGTCTGGTTATGGCTGTACAAAATGAAGTAAAAGTATGGGAGACGATAAAGACAATCCCCACTTATGGAATCGGCGCACCGGGTAAAAATCCGCTGTTTTTGGAAAAACGGGTGTACCAGGGCAGTTCGGGGAAAGTTTACCCGTATCCGGTGATCGACAAAATTGAAGTCGATAGCTCTGGCCCCCGCCTGATAATCATCACAGCATGTAACGACACTTCCTCATTCTTGCAACATTCATTTGCCTCTGCCATTCCTTCACTTAACTGTTGTATCGGCGGAATCGGCAAGATTTTTGCAAAAATGTGCTTTACAACTGTACGATCATGCTGCAAATCGTTTTCCGATTTTGGACGAACTCTCCATACTGCCGTTTCTTCATGCCGATATCGATGCTTGCAGGGGAAAAGAAATTTTCAATTTCAGCCCCTCGCCCGCTTTTGAATGAATGTCCAACTGGCCGTGCAGATCGAGGACACGGCTTTTCATCTGCAGCATGCCGACGCCGGTTTTGCCCGGCACCGGATCGGGAATTTGGTCAAAGCCGATGCCGTCGTCGCGATATTTGAGCTTGACCGTTCCGTCTTTTGCGGACAGTTCAATCGCCACTTTTGCGGCTTTGGCGTGCTTCTTCGCATTGCTGATCAGTTCTTGCACAATCCGAAACACATGGCGTTTCTGGTCAAGGTCGAGCTTTTCGATCTGACTTTTGTTGAATACGCGGAATTCGATTTCGCACGTTGCGGCGGCGTTTTCAAATTCCACTGTTTTTTCAATCGAATTGACCAAACCGGTAGTGCGCAGCAGATGGGGGTAAAGCTCAAAGCAGCTTTGCCGCAGATTGGTGTTGATGATTTCAATATATTCGGTCAACTTGTTCAGCTCGGATTGGTCTTCTTCGGTTAATGCGTATTTTTCCAGAAGCGCGGTCAGCTTGCGCTTCAAATACAAAAGATCCTGCATGGTCGTATCGTGCAGATCGTTGGCTATCCGTTGGCGCTCTTTTTCCTGCATTTCAAACATGGACTTGCGAAACCATAAAAATTCTTTGGCGGCCTGTTCATCGGGCGCCTGCGCGGCAAACTCGTGCAGTTTTGTCGTCAGCTTGCGGATCAAATACAAATTTTCCAGGCTGACGGACAAATATGTGATGATCAGGTTCAGCCAATCCAGTTCCTCCTTGACGAGCATCGTCTTCGCTTTCTTTTCGGAGACGATGAGGAAGCTGCTGTATTCTTCATGGTGGTTGATCGGGAATATGGTGCAACAATCGCAACTTTTTCGTCCTTCTTTGATATGCCTTTCGATTTTCCCATAATCAACTTCGCCGATGCCGATCGTTTCCAACTCTTCCGCAGACTGAAAGACGATCGCGCAGCCGTGCACCTGCAGCGTATTGACAATGTCCACCAACACAATCTCTTTAATTTCCCGAAAATTGGATATTGTCGCGAGATCGCGCGATATTTTCCCCAATGCCCGCTGCAAATAATACTTGCGCGGGAACATGACTTTATTCAATTTGGTCGTAATGTATTCAAGCGAATATAAAACGAACGTCCCCAATGTCACGGTAATGATGAACAGGATAACCAACCGGTCCACGGAAATGGTTGGAGCGAGCAGAGCCGCTGCGATGGCGACTGTGACGGCGCTGGGAATGATGGCGATCATAACGGTAAACAGGATGCGTCTGACCACGTTTGGAATATCATACAACCGATTCGTCGCCATCAAATAAGTGAAGGATAACGGGAAAAAGAGGATAAGCCAGGAAAAATCCAAAAAGCCGATCGATATTTGTTTGAATAATAGTTGCGCCAAAATGTTCAAAACAACAAAGGGGACAAAGGAAATAAACAAGGTAACCCAAATCGTTTTGATAATAACGGAAATATACAGGTTTTCTTTACGATGTTTCCAAAACAGGTAGCTTAACAAGCCGAAGTTCCACAAAATTCCACCAATAAAATATGGGTAAGCAATAAAATAACTGATTTTGTAAATCAAATTTGCAGTCTGCGGTATGAAAAAGTTAAACAGAATTATGCTGATTATGGCGATAAAACCATATAAATATTTCAAACTGGAGGAGCCGAGATTGATGTTTGCTTTTTCCCGTAAAAAGACGATTAAAAAATGCTGGAAGACGGTTGGCGTCAACATGACAGTGGTTGCGATCAAAATTTTGCCCACAGCGTCTCCGCGCACAGATGCGCCCAGTCCGGTAAAGGCCAATCCGATGACAACAAACAAAAGCGCGAGATGCCTGGCGGAGGGGGAATTTTTTAGCTTTCGGAGCAACAATCCAGCCATGTAAAAACAAATAATCTCCGCAAAAATAATCATGACATTTTGACCATCATGGCCACGTTCATTGCTTAAATCCAGTTTCAATAATTGGCCGGCTTGCGAAACTGTGAGCGAATCGGTCTGTTCAACTTGCCTCCATTTTTTTACGGAAAAATGATCGAAAGGATCCTTGTCGTTGATTTTTAAGATGACGTCACCCGGTCGGATGCCAAGACGGTAACCGGCACCATCTCTGTCCAATTCAGATACTATCCATTCTTGGTTGGAAGACAGTTGCAATCTAATACCCATGAATGGATATCTAAACATTAAATATAAAAACCAGCACTGAATAAAAACAAACATGAATAAAAGTAGAATAAAAATTGTTCGTTTTAACATAAATTCTCTCCCTTTTTTAGAAATTTAATGATATAATGTCATTAAATTGTGATGAAGAGAGGTGATATAATGCAAGCTGTTTTGTATTCTCCTCAATTGCATCATGTCGTACGGAAAATGAAAGCCAAGAAAGAAAGCACTTACATTGCCAAGCTCTCGAACGAAGAAACGGTCGCGCTAACGAAAGTACTTAATTCCAAACAAAAAGGCAAACCGGAAATCAAAGAATATTGGTGGTAATTGTTTCTCCTTAATTTTACCAGAACAAAAAGAGGTTGCATATATTTTTAAAATATGCAACCTCTTTTTGCGGTTTTATGGCTTTTTCCACTTCTCTTACAACACCACCCTCTCTTCTAAATTTCTCCACAGGTGGTGCGCCTCTCTGGCAATGTGTTCCAACAAGTCCGGCGGTGACGTGGTGACGGCGGCGCATTGTTTGATCAGATCGTCCAATTCCAGCTTGAATGCTTCCAGGGCTTTGGCTTCTTGAAT from Bacilli bacterium includes:
- a CDS encoding ABC transporter ATP-binding protein, giving the protein MLELQDVSLAYDSGDVVRHVNMEVRKGEIVGLIGSNGAGKTTIMKCISGLVRVKDGKGAIFYNGQNVTNFSPDRILKLGISHVPEGRRIFSDLTVEENLYLGGYRHGRADLSGDFAKVYKLFPILQERKKQRAGNLSGGEQQMLALGRALMSRPDFLILDEPSLGLAPLMVKTVFQLIREIHAAGVTVLLVEQNVDLALKYVDRAYIIQSGLIVLEGSPDTIMSSGDIMEAYLGRTSREKQ
- a CDS encoding branched-chain amino acid ABC transporter permease; its protein translation is MRKMWIGAGLLLLICFPFFVHDLYIVRIAVIAGIYAILALSLGLIVGKIRLVSAGHAAFFGIGAYTSAILTTRLELPFLAGFAAAAVLAGFIGYLLAFPILRLKGHYLAMATLAFGIIVQMVMLNWEGLTNGPNGIPGIPFASLFGYVLDSDRKMYGFVAFLLVALLLFLRRLYQSSLGRTLDYIREDEIAAQALGIRVRRYKTLGFTLSAALAGLSGSLFAHYMAFINYDSFNPMESFMVLAMVVVGGMSTLLGPVLGAVLLTAIPEILRSLADYRMLIYGLVLIIVLYFRPQGILGVRKADGKERNAE
- a CDS encoding ATP-binding protein; amino-acid sequence: MLKRTIFILLLFMFVFIQCWFLYLMFRYPFMGIRLQLSSNQEWIVSELDRDGAGYRLGIRPGDVILKINDKDPFDHFSVKKWRQVEQTDSLTVSQAGQLLKLDLSNERGHDGQNVMIIFAEIICFYMAGLLLRKLKNSPSARHLALLFVVIGLAFTGLGASVRGDAVGKILIATTVMLTPTVFQHFLIVFLREKANINLGSSSLKYLYGFIAIISIILFNFFIPQTANLIYKISYFIAYPYFIGGILWNFGLLSYLFWKHRKENLYISVIIKTIWVTLFISFVPFVVLNILAQLLFKQISIGFLDFSWLILFFPLSFTYLMATNRLYDIPNVVRRILFTVMIAIIPSAVTVAIAAALLAPTISVDRLVILFIITVTLGTFVLYSLEYITTKLNKVMFPRKYYLQRALGKISRDLATISNFREIKEIVLVDIVNTLQVHGCAIVFQSAEELETIGIGEVDYGKIERHIKEGRKSCDCCTIFPINHHEEYSSFLIVSEKKAKTMLVKEELDWLNLIITYLSVSLENLYLIRKLTTKLHEFAAQAPDEQAAKEFLWFRKSMFEMQEKERQRIANDLHDTTMQDLLYLKRKLTALLEKYALTEEDQSELNKLTEYIEIINTNLRQSCFELYPHLLRTTGLVNSIEKTVEFENAAATCEIEFRVFNKSQIEKLDLDQKRHVFRIVQELISNAKKHAKAAKVAIELSAKDGTVKLKYRDDGIGFDQIPDPVPGKTGVGMLQMKSRVLDLHGQLDIHSKAGEGLKLKISFPLQASISA
- a CDS encoding ABC transporter ATP-binding protein, which gives rise to MTEVDGLTDKLLTGTRLSKYFGGVKAVDDIDFSLREGELVGLIGPNGAGKSTVFNLLSGAIAPSHGTIHIRGVDMTGKKLFQFAEKGVARTFQNIRLFKGMTVFDNVLAGFHRELDTGFLHSIANFSSSRKKEQLARAKAEELLRAFGLYAHRNKLATHLSYGDQRRVEIARALAANPQILLLDEPAAGMNAYEGQELVKLIGDVWRNYHLSIVLVEHDMEVVMNLCQTIYVMDSGRLIFHGTPEAVRQSKVVREAYLGGDLDA
- a CDS encoding RICIN domain-containing protein, coding for MQYPALAGVQAASAASSGRQMEFLDRGLIAVKVTNGVFVSWRMFGNDPGNIGFNLYRNGSKINSSPITTSTNYLDTGGTANSTYVVRPVINGTEQAPSEAVNVWGTNYLTVPLQKPAGGTTPDGVNYTYNANDASVGDLDGDGKYEIVLKWDPSNSKDNSQSGYTGNVYVDAYKLDGTRLWRINLGRNIRAGAHYTQFMVYDLDGDGKAEVAMKTADGTVDGKGAVIGNASADYRNSSGYILSGPEYLSIFNGQTGAAMATVNYDPPRGKVCDWGDCYGNRVDRFLAGIAYLDGTRPSLIMARGYYTRTVLTAYNWRNGQLTKLWKFDSNNSGYSSYAGQGNHNLSIGDADGDGKDEIVYGAMTVDDNGAGLYNTGLGHGDAMHFGDLNPNRAGLEVFKVLENSPYGAAVWDAANGHVIWRVTGNGDTGRGMAADIDPRHPGEEVWASNGVGLYTIDGTKLSSSTPSSINFGIWWDGDLLRELLDHSSGVGTISKWDYANQRTNTLLTANGAYSNNGTKGTPSLQADILGDWREEAVWRTQDSSALRIYTTTAVTNYRIYTLMHDPVYRLGVAWQNVAYNQPPHTSFFLGEGMAPPPVPNIYLVGGSDNGDGTGGTWDPNAYYMLVNRNSGKVADVEGGSYSDGANILQWSNHGGYNQQWRIVDAGGGYYKLINRNSGKAMAVDGNSTANGANILQWTDNGSSGQQWQISDIGNGYYKLVNRNSGKVADVEGLSTADGGNILQWQDNGGYNQQWQIIKVQ